A window from Patescibacteria group bacterium encodes these proteins:
- a CDS encoding GIY-YIG nuclease family protein has translation MYQEKLSYVYIMASGKNGILYIGVTADLQNRVYGHKQKLVEGFTKKYNVDNLVYYEIFGDIGEAIMREKQLKKWKREWKIKLIEKNNPGWKDLCDELFKE, from the coding sequence ATGTACCAAGAAAAATTATCTTATGTTTATATAATGGCCAGCGGTAAAAATGGCATTTTGTATATTGGAGTAACGGCAGATTTGCAGAATAGAGTTTATGGGCATAAGCAAAAATTGGTTGAGGGTTTTACGAAAAAATATAACGTTGACAATTTGGTGTATTATGAAATATTCGGCGATATTGGAGAGGCGATTATGAGAGAAAAGCAATTAAAGAAATGGAAGAGAGAGTGGAAAATAAAGTTGATAGAGAAAAATAATCCCGGGTGGAAAGATTTATGTGATGAGTTGTTTAAAGAATAA